From Pempheris klunzingeri isolate RE-2024b chromosome 16, fPemKlu1.hap1, whole genome shotgun sequence, a single genomic window includes:
- the olah gene encoding S-acyl fatty acid synthase thioesterase, medium chain has translation MEKVISCFRNRPDAVSRLICFPWAGGGSIHYARWGNVLNSSVEVFAVKLPGRESRAKEPFFQDMQQIVDEVISVLLPVLREKPFALFGHSFGAFTSFAVADALKRLHNLEPVHIFLSGASAPYSETRIKAPKRSELSDDDFLKWLTSIGGTPPELLANPEVLKLFLPALKADLHVVENYRCNKPESPFLSCPVTCFDGKDDVPHDLHAWKSITSGDFTIRMFDGSHFYLKESGNEKLILDYVTKQLETSEMDYL, from the exons ATGGAGAAGGTGATCAGCTGCTTCAGGAACAGGCCGGACGCTGTGAGCAGGCTGATATGCTTCCCCTGGGCAGGTGGAGGGTCCATACACTACGCTCGCTGGGGAAATGTCCTCAACAGCTCCGTAGAGG tGTTTGCTGTTAAACTCCCAGGCAGAGAGAGTCGAGCCAAAGAGCCGTTCTTTCAGGACATGCAGCAGATTGTGGACGAGGTTATCAGTGTGCTGTTACCTGTGCTGAGAGAGAAGCCGTTTGCTCTGTTTGGCCACAG TTTTGGGGCCTTCACGAGTTTTGCCGTTGCAGATGCTCTGAAGAGACTTCACAACCTCGAGCCCGTTCACATCTTCCTGTCTGGTGCCTCTGCACCTTAT TCAGAGACGCGTATCAAAGCCCCAAAGAGAAGCGAGTTGTCTGATGATGATTTCCTCAAGTGGCTGACTTCCATCGGAGGAACTCCTCCTGAGCTGCTGGCAAACCCTGAAGTCCTGAAGCTCTTCCTCCCTGCCCTGAAGGCCGACCTGCACGTCGTGGAGAACTACCG GTGTAACAAACCAGAGAGTCCGTTCCTCTCCTGCCCGGTCACATGTTTTGACGGAAAGGACGACGTTCCTCATGACTTACACG CGTGGAAAAGTATCACATCGGGGGATTTCACCATCAGGATGTTCGATGGATCTCATTTTTACCTGAAGGAGTCCggaaatgaaaaactaatattaGACTACGTCACAAAGCAGCTGGAAACATCAGAAATGGATTATTTGTGA